A section of the Roseivirga sp. BDSF3-8 genome encodes:
- the tnpA gene encoding IS200/IS605 family transposase has product MSKYRKLSHSFYYCVYHVVWTPKYRHRILRDIVADTLENKIKTICEWKEVKVEELNIQPDHVHLVCSIPPKLSVSDFMGILKGKTAIMMFKNFKSLRRKPYWGNHFWSRGYFVSTVGIDEEKIKRYVKYQEKEDKKEDGDIDIPLFDNCLSPFGGNNH; this is encoded by the coding sequence ATGAGCAAGTATCGTAAGCTATCGCATAGCTTTTACTATTGTGTCTATCATGTAGTATGGACCCCGAAGTACCGCCACCGTATACTTCGTGATATTGTTGCAGATACGTTGGAGAATAAGATAAAGACGATATGTGAATGGAAGGAGGTCAAGGTAGAAGAGTTGAACATTCAGCCAGATCACGTTCATTTGGTATGTAGTATACCTCCGAAACTTAGTGTATCAGACTTCATGGGTATTCTCAAGGGTAAGACAGCGATCATGATGTTTAAGAACTTCAAGAGTCTTCGCAGAAAACCCTATTGGGGCAATCATTTTTGGTCACGAGGCTATTTTGTAAGTACGGTAGGCATAGATGAAGAAAAGATAAAGCGGTATGTTAAGTATCAGGAGAAGGAAGATAAGAAAGAGGATGGGGATATAGATATCCCGCTATTCGATAACTGCCTATCCCCCTTTGGGGGTAATAACCATTGA
- a CDS encoding ribonuclease HII — protein MLASFHTKGITEAGCDEAGRGCLAGPVVAAAVILPSNYRHSLLNDSKKLKKADRDLLRKDIEQDALAWAVAEVDHLEIDRINILNASFLAMHRAIEGLTLRPQCLLIDGNRFTPYPDIPHHCIIKGDGKYLSIAAASILAKTYRDELMCSMARLYPDYGWESNAGYPTTLHRRAIAAIGPTPYHRRSFRLLPEQLEIF, from the coding sequence ATGCTGGCATCGTTTCATACGAAAGGAATCACAGAGGCGGGATGCGATGAGGCGGGCAGAGGTTGCCTGGCAGGCCCGGTGGTGGCCGCTGCAGTCATTTTGCCATCAAATTATCGCCATTCGCTACTGAATGATAGCAAAAAGCTTAAAAAGGCTGACCGCGACCTGCTTCGGAAAGACATAGAACAGGATGCCCTGGCCTGGGCTGTGGCTGAGGTGGACCATCTGGAGATCGATCGTATAAACATACTTAACGCTTCATTTCTAGCCATGCATCGTGCGATAGAGGGGCTTACTCTACGCCCGCAGTGCCTGCTGATTGATGGTAACCGATTTACGCCCTACCCGGACATTCCTCACCATTGCATTATTAAAGGTGATGGCAAATACTTATCTATAGCTGCTGCCTCGATATTAGCTAAAACCTACCGTGATGAGCTTATGTGCTCAATGGCCAGATTGTACCCGGATTATGGTTGGGAATCTAATGCGGGCTACCCGACTACTCTTCACCGCCGGGCTATTGCGGCCATTGGTCCTACTCCTTACCATCGTCGTTCTTTCAGACTTTTGCCTGAACAGTTGGAGATATTTTAA
- the gcvT gene encoding glycine cleavage system aminomethyltransferase GcvT, whose product MENLKKTALNEVHHKLGAKMVPFAGYEMPVRYTSDIEEHNTVREGVGIFDVSHMGEFMVRGPKALDLIQRITSNDASKLFDGKAQYSCITNTNGGIVDDLLVYRLSEEEYLLVVNASNIEKDWNWITQYNTEGVEMENISDEMSLFAVQGPKATEALQSLTDINLPEMKFYTFEKGTFAGVSDVIVSATGYTGSGGFEIYVSNKDAESVWNSIMEAGADFDIKPIGLGARDTLRLEMGFCLYGNDLDDTTSPLEAGLGWITKFTKDFTNSNNLAKQKEEGVEKKLSAFRLIDRGIPRQGYEIYSEDEKKIGKVTSGSQSPSLNCGIGLGYLLKEYAKPGTEVFIAVRNRKLKAEVVKLPFYKAN is encoded by the coding sequence ATGGAAAATCTGAAGAAAACTGCCCTTAACGAGGTCCACCACAAATTAGGTGCTAAAATGGTACCTTTTGCCGGGTATGAAATGCCTGTACGTTACACTTCTGACATAGAGGAACACAACACTGTACGTGAAGGCGTAGGCATCTTTGATGTATCTCATATGGGTGAGTTTATGGTCAGAGGCCCTAAAGCCCTGGATCTGATACAGCGCATCACCTCTAACGATGCCAGCAAACTTTTTGATGGTAAAGCGCAGTATAGCTGCATTACCAATACAAACGGCGGGATTGTTGACGACTTATTAGTGTACCGGCTATCTGAAGAAGAATACCTGTTGGTAGTGAATGCGAGTAATATAGAAAAGGACTGGAACTGGATTACGCAATATAATACTGAAGGGGTGGAGATGGAGAACATCTCTGATGAAATGAGCCTCTTTGCTGTGCAGGGACCTAAAGCTACCGAAGCTCTTCAAAGCCTTACGGATATCAACCTGCCAGAGATGAAATTTTATACGTTTGAGAAAGGCACCTTTGCAGGGGTAAGTGACGTGATTGTTTCAGCCACGGGCTATACTGGTTCCGGAGGGTTTGAAATCTATGTGAGTAATAAAGATGCTGAATCTGTATGGAATAGCATCATGGAAGCAGGAGCTGATTTCGACATAAAGCCTATCGGGCTTGGCGCAAGGGATACGCTTCGACTGGAAATGGGCTTTTGCCTGTACGGAAATGATCTCGATGACACTACCTCTCCCCTGGAGGCCGGGCTGGGCTGGATTACTAAGTTCACTAAGGATTTTACCAATTCTAATAATCTTGCCAAACAAAAAGAGGAAGGGGTAGAAAAAAAATTGAGTGCTTTTCGCTTGATAGACAGAGGAATACCAAGACAAGGGTACGAAATCTATAGTGAAGATGAGAAAAAAATTGGCAAAGTTACTTCCGGATCTCAGAGCCCTAGCCTAAATTGTGGTATTGGACTTGGGTATTTATTGAAGGAGTATGCCAAACCCGGTACGGAAGTTTTTATTGCCGTAAGAAACCGGAAGCTTAAAGCTGAAGTAGTTAAATTACCATTTTACAAGGCAAATTGA
- a CDS encoding type II toxin-antitoxin system VapC family toxin, producing the protein MNDQPGEPQREVYVCDTMALVLWLEERKLPNSILYIFSEVIHGRAKLVIPAMVLAEVGYLSEKKRIGLSLADVSLWADKIKTVRVAPVSGSVTQKAFIINDIPELHDRLIAATAAELNAPLLTNDPKIKASKFVNTIWNIPRNAQQKTRRLPESRTISSVRS; encoded by the coding sequence GTGAATGATCAACCAGGCGAACCACAAAGGGAAGTTTATGTATGTGACACCATGGCACTTGTGTTATGGCTCGAAGAACGCAAACTTCCAAACTCTATTCTTTACATCTTTTCGGAAGTTATACACGGAAGGGCTAAGTTGGTAATACCAGCCATGGTGCTAGCCGAAGTAGGTTATCTTTCTGAAAAAAAACGAATAGGGCTTTCACTCGCTGATGTGTCTCTGTGGGCGGATAAGATAAAAACTGTAAGAGTAGCCCCGGTAAGCGGATCAGTTACGCAAAAGGCCTTCATAATAAATGATATTCCTGAGCTGCATGACCGCCTGATTGCGGCAACTGCCGCAGAGCTAAACGCTCCACTGCTTACTAATGACCCCAAAATCAAAGCCAGCAAATTCGTTAACACCATCTGGAATATACCCCGGAATGCACAACAGAAAACTCGACGTTTGCCTGAGTCCAGAACTATTTCATCTGTACGATCATAA
- a CDS encoding 2-phosphosulfolactate phosphatase produces the protein MHNRKLDVCLSPELFHLYDHKDRVVIVTDILRATSCMTTAMAYGVNSITPVATVEECIELQNSGMICAAERGGEKVEGFELDNSPYSYMNPDLRGQDIGVTTTNGTMAITKSADALQVLAGSFLNISALADYLKTVDSDLLIFCAGWKGKFNLEDTLFAGALANMLSDSHEAECDAVLASGMLYDQVKDDLQNALKDSSHVQRLKRLNIDKDIAFCLTRDEYQAIPVLKDGKLVLLK, from the coding sequence ATGCACAACAGAAAACTCGACGTTTGCCTGAGTCCAGAACTATTTCATCTGTACGATCATAAGGACAGGGTAGTAATAGTTACTGATATACTCCGTGCTACCAGCTGTATGACTACAGCTATGGCATATGGCGTAAATAGCATCACGCCAGTAGCCACAGTAGAGGAATGCATTGAACTTCAAAACAGTGGCATGATATGCGCTGCTGAACGTGGCGGTGAAAAGGTAGAAGGATTTGAGCTGGACAACTCACCATACAGCTACATGAATCCTGACCTTCGAGGGCAGGACATAGGCGTGACGACGACTAATGGCACAATGGCTATTACTAAATCAGCGGATGCATTACAGGTATTGGCAGGCTCCTTTCTTAATATTTCTGCACTGGCTGATTATCTAAAAACTGTGGATTCAGACCTGCTTATTTTCTGCGCGGGGTGGAAAGGGAAGTTTAACCTTGAGGATACTCTATTTGCAGGTGCTCTGGCAAATATGCTGTCGGATAGTCATGAAGCTGAATGCGATGCCGTACTGGCTTCGGGCATGCTATATGATCAGGTTAAAGATGATCTGCAAAATGCATTGAAAGACTCGAGCCATGTGCAAAGACTAAAGCGACTGAATATAGATAAGGATATCGCCTTTTGCCTCACGAGGGATGAGTATCAGGCCATTCCGGTTTTGAAAGATGGTAAGCTTGTCCTACTAAAATAA
- a CDS encoding winged helix-turn-helix domain-containing protein, with translation MKDHIIHKLNKAFENRIRLGVMSALLANDKVEYTEIKELLQVTDGNLASHLKALEKANYIQVHKKFVGRKPNTSYSATREGVSAFQEHINALEALIKGE, from the coding sequence GTGAAAGACCACATCATCCATAAGCTCAACAAGGCGTTTGAGAACCGGATTCGATTAGGCGTGATGTCGGCATTATTGGCAAACGATAAGGTGGAATATACCGAAATTAAGGAGCTTCTTCAGGTAACTGACGGCAACCTGGCAAGCCACCTTAAGGCACTTGAAAAAGCAAATTATATTCAGGTTCACAAAAAGTTTGTCGGCAGAAAACCTAATACATCCTACTCTGCCACCAGGGAAGGGGTTTCTGCATTCCAAGAACACATCAATGCATTAGAGGCCCTTATTAAGGGAGAATAA
- a CDS encoding DUF4173 domain-containing protein, translating into MKIPPFILWLIGTMMAAGLLFEQSWGINMLLFTAGLILLWYVNRPTWLSALNARLIALASLSASAGVALGFTYYAHAAYIICVIAMAGTLCFSSSSIPMAIGQGIWTIISGHLAIISDRRRWISDSKASRVLKVSVFPAIIAGVFFLLYYAGSPAFALLIDNIFPDEGRNKFFWGCVWWGFILFGTFFINEFWPGMLWEHKQKNSLTRETHKPGKISGLSTGIRKEKDHALITLWILNILILMVNLTDLYFAAMDELPGGISYSEYVHQGINTLILSLVLAISLILYHFRGGLNFFNEAGIVRSLSYLWICQNILLALMAAYKNLLYVQEYGLTHKRIGVWVYIVLVIAGLITTYMKVRERHSLWRLVKINFSIAMLVLLSLSFVNWDAAIARHNLYEARRTDFNYLFSLSDNSLPVMQNFADKSWWSELQKEKLAHNIEGALRKRRGKDWRGMTWADYQILRELNINK; encoded by the coding sequence ATGAAAATACCACCATTTATACTTTGGCTCATCGGTACTATGATGGCGGCGGGCTTATTATTCGAACAGAGTTGGGGGATCAACATGCTACTATTTACTGCAGGGCTTATCCTGCTATGGTATGTTAACAGGCCCACTTGGCTATCTGCATTAAATGCAAGGCTTATAGCACTCGCAAGCTTATCTGCCTCAGCAGGGGTAGCCTTAGGCTTTACTTATTATGCGCACGCTGCCTACATTATCTGTGTTATCGCCATGGCAGGAACGCTATGTTTTTCTTCCTCTTCGATTCCGATGGCAATAGGGCAGGGCATTTGGACTATAATATCAGGCCACTTAGCAATAATTTCAGATAGGAGAAGATGGATATCTGATAGCAAAGCATCCAGGGTGCTTAAAGTAAGTGTATTTCCTGCCATTATCGCAGGGGTATTTTTCTTACTCTACTACGCCGGAAGCCCTGCTTTTGCTCTCCTGATTGATAATATCTTTCCGGACGAAGGTCGGAATAAGTTTTTCTGGGGTTGCGTATGGTGGGGGTTTATCCTGTTTGGTACTTTCTTCATTAATGAGTTTTGGCCAGGCATGCTATGGGAGCATAAACAAAAAAACAGCCTGACCCGGGAAACACATAAACCCGGCAAGATATCGGGACTATCCACAGGAATTAGAAAAGAAAAAGATCATGCCCTGATTACTTTATGGATTCTCAATATTCTGATCCTGATGGTAAATCTGACAGACCTTTACTTTGCGGCAATGGACGAATTACCAGGCGGGATTAGTTACAGCGAATATGTCCATCAGGGTATAAACACACTAATCTTAAGCCTGGTACTGGCCATCAGTCTCATATTGTATCACTTCAGAGGAGGACTCAATTTTTTTAATGAAGCCGGCATTGTACGCTCATTATCATATCTCTGGATCTGTCAGAACATACTTTTAGCTCTTATGGCAGCCTACAAAAATCTGCTTTATGTACAGGAATATGGCCTCACCCATAAAAGAATCGGGGTATGGGTCTACATCGTCCTTGTGATTGCGGGATTGATAACTACCTATATGAAAGTACGTGAAAGGCACAGCCTGTGGCGACTGGTTAAAATAAATTTTTCGATTGCAATGCTGGTATTACTGAGCCTTTCATTCGTGAACTGGGATGCAGCAATTGCACGGCATAACCTCTATGAGGCACGTCGTACAGACTTTAACTACCTCTTTTCCTTATCTGATAACTCGCTGCCGGTAATGCAGAATTTTGCGGATAAGTCATGGTGGTCAGAACTACAAAAAGAAAAGCTGGCACATAACATTGAGGGCGCACTAAGGAAAAGAAGAGGAAAGGATTGGCGCGGGATGACTTGGGCTGACTACCAAATTTTGCGCGAACTGAACATTAATAAGTAA
- a CDS encoding DUF1361 domain-containing protein, giving the protein MNNLLNPVNALRTLAVFSALPILMRVATQGDITGLFLLWNLFLAWLPLPLARGFASTLAITSKERIMMASVFFLAWLFFFPNAPYIVTDLIHLEGEHDPAYWLEATVLFALATTGMFTGMYSMYIIHRSLQKLTGLILSWLIMGGCAFLSGFGIYLGRIQRWNTWDIITRPLALLKGAYHGAQETIAIEMTIGFGLLIIICYFMLISLVGYEKRTS; this is encoded by the coding sequence ATGAATAATCTATTAAACCCTGTCAATGCCTTAAGAACACTCGCTGTCTTTTCGGCTCTTCCTATTCTTATGCGTGTAGCAACTCAAGGGGATATAACCGGCCTGTTCCTTTTATGGAATCTATTTCTTGCCTGGCTGCCTTTACCATTAGCCAGAGGGTTCGCCAGTACGCTTGCTATTACATCAAAGGAAAGGATAATGATGGCCTCAGTCTTTTTTCTTGCCTGGCTCTTTTTCTTTCCTAATGCACCATACATCGTTACTGACCTCATCCACCTGGAGGGTGAGCATGATCCGGCATACTGGCTAGAGGCAACTGTCCTATTTGCTCTGGCTACTACCGGCATGTTCACAGGAATGTATTCAATGTATATCATTCACAGGAGTCTGCAAAAATTGACCGGGCTTATTCTGTCGTGGTTAATAATGGGCGGCTGTGCCTTCCTTAGTGGGTTTGGAATCTACCTAGGCCGCATACAACGATGGAATACCTGGGATATCATCACAAGACCGCTCGCCCTGCTGAAGGGGGCTTATCATGGAGCCCAGGAAACGATAGCTATCGAAATGACAATAGGGTTTGGGCTACTTATTATTATCTGTTACTTTATGTTAATTAGTCTGGTAGGATATGAAAAGCGCACTAGCTAG
- a CDS encoding diacylglycerol kinase family protein → MKSALASLRKTFLSFRFAIKGLRFLTRREHNFRFHLFAMGGTVIAGLFLDLPKTDWALIITMCGLVLGTEAINTSIEKLADHVCPEHHPAIGVIKDIAAAGVLIISLMALVVGLLVFIPALINY, encoded by the coding sequence ATGAAAAGCGCACTAGCTAGTTTACGAAAAACCTTTTTAAGTTTCAGATTTGCCATTAAGGGGCTTAGGTTTTTGACAAGGCGGGAGCACAACTTCCGCTTTCACTTATTTGCCATGGGGGGAACCGTTATTGCCGGCCTCTTTTTGGACTTACCCAAAACAGATTGGGCACTTATAATTACCATGTGTGGTCTGGTATTAGGCACAGAGGCTATTAATACATCAATTGAAAAACTTGCTGACCATGTATGCCCGGAGCATCACCCGGCTATAGGAGTAATAAAGGACATAGCAGCAGCGGGGGTGCTTATAATAAGCCTAATGGCTTTGGTGGTTGGTCTGCTGGTTTTTATACCTGCGCTGATCAATTATTAG
- a CDS encoding VRR-NUC domain-containing protein, with amino-acid sequence MAAKAPPIILPPLYYLTYFRYLTGFVREKYAHILQVQETGFLDDFASMSQEAQCLFVRLVIRRGRYFPLHRLIYEEIKDLNRTVDELVSAGFASTIEDEDPACLKEILYKLTKDEIFSLLKTMGDDTVRKSWSKSRLADSVTSYAFEEILSHLSELVPMIKCGKTEETEMIFFLFFGNLDHTLSEFVVRDIGYVKLEEIKAEHLTAQFTTRMEAEQKLFLCRAYATYRLLRDGLPPDELVAWFEEVANSVTDWTAPARPVLDKLAVKMGRLLERLQEPDLAKVVYGYTVAPPARERLVRLYRSEGDEGLATDLAQQILDHPCNAEEYYFARDYLQTGSTRSRIKRSMTALLKDSDEIHIEATHKPYVEGGTLNYFLEQGYTGYHCENYLWRSLFGLVFWEELFDGGSQALHHPLQRTPSDLYHGGFFREREERLRERLRVMDYLDSFENYTTRFFSEKEGITNPFIGWHEHCFPSLMACYKLVGAGPLSKVLLEMCRNVKENGRGFPDLFVFRDNSYEFIEVKSPTDQLSAQQLYWLEFFAQAGINARVLRVAFA; translated from the coding sequence ATGGCTGCTAAAGCACCTCCTATAATTCTCCCCCCGCTCTACTACCTCACTTATTTCAGGTATCTGACAGGTTTTGTCCGGGAAAAATATGCTCATATCCTTCAGGTACAGGAAACCGGTTTCCTTGATGACTTTGCAAGCATGAGCCAAGAGGCACAGTGCTTATTTGTCAGGCTGGTGATACGTCGTGGCAGATACTTTCCACTTCACAGGTTAATCTATGAGGAGATAAAAGACCTAAACCGGACGGTGGATGAACTGGTATCAGCCGGCTTTGCCTCTACAATAGAGGATGAGGACCCTGCATGTCTTAAAGAGATTCTTTACAAGCTTACTAAAGATGAAATATTCTCTTTACTAAAGACAATGGGAGATGATACAGTCAGAAAAAGCTGGTCAAAATCCAGGTTAGCGGACAGTGTCACTTCTTATGCATTCGAGGAAATACTCAGCCACCTTAGTGAGCTGGTGCCTATGATCAAGTGCGGTAAAACAGAGGAGACAGAGATGATCTTTTTCCTTTTTTTCGGCAACTTGGACCATACACTGAGTGAATTCGTAGTCAGAGATATAGGGTATGTTAAATTAGAGGAGATAAAGGCAGAGCACCTTACAGCTCAGTTTACCACTCGCATGGAAGCTGAGCAGAAGCTTTTCTTATGCCGTGCCTACGCCACCTACAGATTATTAAGGGATGGGCTCCCACCTGATGAGCTGGTGGCGTGGTTTGAGGAAGTAGCCAATAGTGTAACTGACTGGACAGCTCCTGCGAGGCCCGTACTGGACAAACTTGCAGTAAAGATGGGAAGGCTGCTAGAGCGGCTTCAGGAACCGGACCTTGCCAAGGTCGTCTATGGATACACCGTGGCTCCTCCTGCCCGTGAAAGACTTGTACGCCTATACCGTTCTGAAGGGGATGAAGGCCTTGCCACTGATCTGGCACAACAGATACTTGACCACCCATGCAACGCTGAAGAGTATTACTTTGCCAGGGACTACCTGCAAACGGGCTCTACGAGAAGCCGGATCAAACGCAGTATGACAGCCTTACTGAAGGATTCAGATGAGATACATATAGAGGCCACTCATAAACCTTATGTAGAGGGTGGTACACTAAATTACTTTTTAGAGCAGGGGTATACGGGATACCATTGTGAAAACTACCTGTGGCGCAGCTTATTTGGCCTTGTATTCTGGGAAGAGTTATTCGACGGGGGCTCACAGGCACTTCATCATCCTTTACAACGGACACCCTCTGACTTATACCATGGTGGTTTTTTCAGAGAAAGGGAAGAAAGACTCAGAGAGCGCCTCCGTGTTATGGATTACCTTGACAGCTTCGAAAATTATACTACGCGTTTCTTTAGTGAGAAAGAAGGCATTACTAACCCATTCATAGGATGGCACGAGCACTGCTTTCCTTCTCTAATGGCTTGCTACAAGCTGGTAGGCGCAGGCCCTTTATCAAAGGTGCTGCTAGAAATGTGCCGGAATGTCAAAGAAAATGGCAGAGGCTTCCCTGACCTGTTCGTTTTCAGGGATAATTCCTATGAATTCATAGAGGTCAAAAGCCCGACGGACCAACTCTCCGCCCAGCAGCTATACTGGCTGGAGTTCTTTGCACAGGCAGGCATCAACGCAAGGGTACTGAGGGTAGCCTTTGCCTGA